Proteins encoded in a region of the Streptomyces akebiae genome:
- the pdhA gene encoding pyruvate dehydrogenase (acetyl-transferring) E1 component subunit alpha encodes MSVARTTRTRKDPASPKSGKGTAAKRRKSGPRVGPPGTGRRTDQLEAMLRIRRFEERCVELYSAAKIRGFVHLYIGEEAVAVGVNQVLTPEDAVVSTYREHGHALARGITAEAVMAEMYGRTTGCSGGRGGSMHLFDASRRFYGGNAIVAGGLPLAAGLALADRMRGQANVTCCFFGDGAFAEGEFHETANLAALWKLPLLLVCENNLYAMGTALERHEAQTDLAMRAASYGMVSWAVDGMDVEAVEQATRRAVEGIRAGTGPHFLELRTYRFRAHSMYDPDRYREKGEIEQWKSRDPVSLLMDRMRDSGELDDEEVARIEQRITDEIDHAVETAEQAPEEPVEHLLHHVTSGPAEVVS; translated from the coding sequence ATGAGCGTGGCCCGCACCACCCGCACGAGGAAGGACCCGGCGTCCCCCAAGTCCGGCAAAGGGACCGCGGCGAAAAGGCGGAAGTCCGGACCTCGGGTCGGCCCACCAGGCACCGGGCGCCGCACGGACCAGTTGGAGGCCATGCTGCGCATCCGGCGCTTCGAGGAGCGGTGCGTCGAGCTGTACAGCGCCGCGAAGATCCGCGGCTTCGTCCACCTCTACATCGGCGAGGAGGCCGTCGCCGTCGGCGTCAACCAGGTACTGACCCCGGAGGACGCGGTCGTCTCCACCTACCGCGAACACGGTCACGCACTGGCCCGCGGTATCACGGCCGAGGCCGTCATGGCCGAGATGTACGGCAGGACCACCGGGTGCAGCGGCGGCCGGGGCGGGTCGATGCACCTGTTCGACGCGAGCCGCCGCTTCTACGGCGGCAACGCGATCGTCGCCGGCGGGCTCCCGCTGGCCGCCGGCCTCGCTCTCGCCGACCGCATGCGCGGACAGGCCAACGTCACCTGCTGCTTCTTCGGCGACGGAGCGTTCGCCGAGGGCGAGTTCCACGAGACCGCGAACCTCGCCGCCCTGTGGAAGCTGCCCCTGCTGCTCGTCTGCGAGAACAACCTCTACGCCATGGGCACGGCCCTGGAACGGCACGAGGCACAGACCGACCTGGCCATGCGCGCAGCCTCCTACGGCATGGTCTCCTGGGCCGTGGACGGCATGGACGTGGAGGCCGTCGAGCAGGCCACCCGACGGGCGGTCGAGGGCATCCGGGCCGGCACCGGGCCGCACTTTCTTGAGCTGCGCACGTACCGCTTCCGCGCCCACTCGATGTACGACCCGGACCGCTATCGCGAGAAGGGGGAGATCGAGCAGTGGAAGTCCCGCGACCCCGTCAGCCTGCTCATGGACCGCATGCGCGACAGCGGTGAGCTGGACGACGAGGAAGTCGCCCGGATCGAGCAGCGGATCACCGACGAGATCGACCACGCCGTCGAAACAGCCGAACAGGCACCCGAGGAGCCGGTCGAGCACCTGCTCCACCATGTCACCAGTGGCCCGGCGGAGGTGGTGAGTTGA
- a CDS encoding potassium channel family protein, with translation MKVIVVGCGRVGSTLAGLLATEGHDVRVVDRRPKAARRLPDSPRIRFHEGNGYSRAVLQEAGIEHADAFVAVTSGDNSNIVSARTAKETYRVPIVLARIYDPRRADIYRDLGIPTIASVRWTVHQIHQMLLHRHLSPELSFGNGETLLIRSEVPDYLIGRRLTEFDVDGEIRVIEVTRAGRSLIPAHSTPARTGDLVTFAVAATALGRLRGFLDKELGT, from the coding sequence GTGAAGGTGATCGTCGTTGGCTGCGGACGGGTGGGATCCACGCTCGCCGGTCTGCTCGCCACAGAAGGACACGACGTGCGGGTCGTCGACCGGCGCCCCAAGGCGGCCCGGCGGCTGCCCGACAGCCCCCGCATCCGCTTCCACGAGGGCAACGGCTACAGCCGCGCCGTACTCCAGGAGGCCGGGATCGAGCACGCGGACGCGTTCGTGGCCGTCACGTCGGGGGACAACAGCAACATCGTCAGCGCGCGTACGGCGAAGGAGACCTACCGGGTGCCGATCGTCCTCGCCCGCATCTACGATCCCCGACGCGCCGACATCTACCGCGACCTTGGTATCCCCACCATCGCCAGCGTCCGCTGGACCGTGCACCAGATCCACCAGATGCTGCTGCACCGCCACCTCAGTCCGGAACTCAGCTTCGGCAACGGAGAAACCCTGCTCATCCGTTCCGAGGTACCCGACTACCTCATCGGGCGGCGGCTGACCGAGTTCGACGTCGACGGCGAGATCCGTGTCATCGAGGTCACCCGCGCGGGCCGTTCCCTCATCCCCGCGCACAGCACGCCTGCGCGGACGGGCGACCTGGTCACGTTCGCCGTCGCCGCCACCGCGCTGGGCAGGCTGCGCGGCTTTCTCGACAAGGAGCTGGGGACGTGA
- a CDS encoding acyl carrier protein: MNRTDALDMVRESIASVIPDADVTALGPDDVFRDVLEMDSLDFLSFVEVLSERSGVRIEDEDTSRLTTLSGSADFLVAQMR, translated from the coding sequence ATGAACCGAACCGATGCGCTGGACATGGTCAGGGAGTCGATCGCCTCCGTCATCCCCGACGCCGATGTCACCGCCCTGGGGCCCGACGACGTGTTCCGCGACGTGCTCGAGATGGACTCGCTGGATTTCCTGAGTTTTGTCGAGGTCCTCAGCGAACGGTCCGGCGTCCGCATCGAGGACGAGGACACGTCCCGGCTCACCACGCTGTCCGGCAGCGCCGACTTCCTCGTCGCCCAGATGCGGTGA
- the acsA gene encoding acetate--CoA ligase: protein MHWETIHKDTAPVVPPRLADYDRARSAFTWARARTALTGLPGGGLNMAHEAVDRHAASDHADKVALRCVARDNSVSTVTYAELARRTSRFANVLRSLGVGPGDRVFTLLGRCPELYTTVLGTLKNTSVLCPLFSAFGPDPVEQRLRLGDARVLVTTAALYRRKVAERRASVPGLEHVLIVGPGAEELPGTASFDDLMSAASATFTIPPTSPEDMALLHFTSGTTGAPKGAVHVHEAVVAHHATAAYALDLRSEDVYWCTADPGWVTGMSYGIIAPLVHGVTVVVDEGDYDARRWYRILGEHRVTVWYTAPTALRMLMRATPRQGPYDLPRSYDLSALRFIASVGEPLNPEAVLWGQDVLGLPVHDNWWQTETGSIMIANFAGCDIRPGSMGRPLPGVEATVLKQGEDGRALVTDGKVTEVEVPDAEGELALRPGWPSMFRGYLHDKERYDAAFADGWYLTGDLVRRDADGWFWFVGRADDVIKSAGHLIGPFEVESALMEHPSVAEAGVIGRPDPVAGNVVKAFVSLRPGIQPTADLERELLAFGRRGLGPAVAPREIAFDQNLPKTRSGKVMRRLLRARELGLPTGDVSTLEGSA, encoded by the coding sequence ATGCACTGGGAAACGATCCACAAGGACACCGCGCCGGTCGTCCCACCCCGTCTCGCCGACTACGACCGGGCCCGCTCCGCCTTCACCTGGGCGCGGGCGCGCACCGCGTTGACCGGGCTGCCCGGCGGCGGGCTCAACATGGCCCACGAGGCGGTCGACCGGCACGCGGCCTCGGACCACGCGGACAAGGTCGCGCTGCGCTGCGTCGCCCGGGACAACTCCGTCTCGACCGTCACGTACGCGGAACTGGCTCGCCGTACGTCCCGTTTCGCGAACGTGCTCCGGTCGCTGGGCGTCGGCCCCGGCGACCGGGTGTTCACCCTCCTCGGCCGCTGCCCCGAGCTGTACACCACGGTGCTGGGCACGCTGAAGAACACCAGCGTGCTCTGCCCGCTCTTCTCCGCCTTCGGCCCCGATCCGGTGGAGCAGCGGCTGCGTCTCGGTGATGCGCGGGTCCTGGTCACCACGGCGGCCCTGTACCGGCGCAAGGTCGCCGAGCGCCGGGCGTCGGTTCCCGGCCTGGAACACGTCCTGATCGTCGGGCCCGGCGCCGAGGAGCTGCCCGGAACCGCCTCCTTCGACGACCTGATGTCCGCCGCCTCGGCCACCTTCACCATCCCGCCGACCTCGCCGGAGGACATGGCCCTGCTGCACTTCACCAGCGGAACCACCGGCGCCCCCAAGGGTGCGGTACATGTCCACGAGGCAGTGGTCGCTCACCATGCCACAGCCGCCTACGCGCTGGATCTGCGCTCCGAGGACGTGTACTGGTGCACCGCCGACCCCGGCTGGGTCACGGGCATGTCGTACGGGATCATCGCTCCTCTCGTCCACGGCGTGACCGTCGTCGTCGACGAGGGCGACTACGACGCCCGGCGCTGGTACCGGATCCTCGGCGAACACCGGGTCACCGTCTGGTACACCGCCCCCACGGCCCTGCGCATGCTCATGCGCGCCACGCCGCGGCAGGGTCCGTACGACCTGCCGCGCTCCTATGACCTGTCGGCTCTGCGCTTCATCGCCTCGGTCGGTGAGCCCCTCAATCCCGAGGCCGTGCTGTGGGGCCAGGACGTGCTCGGGCTGCCGGTCCACGACAACTGGTGGCAGACCGAGACCGGCAGCATCATGATCGCGAACTTCGCGGGTTGCGACATCCGCCCCGGCTCGATGGGACGGCCACTGCCGGGCGTCGAGGCGACCGTGCTGAAGCAGGGCGAGGACGGCCGGGCGCTCGTCACCGACGGCAAGGTCACTGAGGTGGAAGTCCCCGATGCCGAGGGCGAGTTGGCGCTGCGGCCGGGCTGGCCTTCGATGTTTCGCGGCTATCTGCACGACAAGGAGCGCTACGACGCCGCGTTCGCCGACGGCTGGTACCTGACCGGTGACCTGGTTCGTCGGGACGCGGACGGCTGGTTCTGGTTCGTGGGGCGCGCCGACGACGTCATCAAGTCGGCGGGCCATCTGATCGGCCCGTTCGAGGTGGAGAGCGCGCTGATGGAGCACCCGTCGGTGGCCGAGGCCGGGGTGATCGGACGGCCCGACCCGGTCGCCGGGAACGTCGTGAAGGCGTTCGTGTCGCTGCGCCCCGGTATCCAGCCGACCGCCGATCTGGAGCGGGAACTGCTCGCCTTCGGCCGCCGCGGGCTGGGCCCCGCCGTCGCGCCCCGGGAGATCGCGTTCGACCAGAACCTGCCCAAGACCCGCAGTGGAAAGGTGATGCGCCGCCTCCTGCGTGCGCGTGAACTCGGCCTGCCAACCGGCGACGTGTCGACCTTGGAGGGATCCGCATGA
- a CDS encoding potassium channel family protein, translating to MNVLIAGAGRLGTQIAQVLSAARNEVTLIDIDDERVAELEGRLAVRLIAGDACEPALLEGAGALTADLVVATTGDDEDNLVISLLAKRQFSVPRVAARVNDADNAWLFDGRWGVDVAVPAATPLISLIEEATGATDTVALLRLSKAGVDVIETAITPQSRAMGRSLGDIRLPEGTVVATIVRDGQPTVPDPAIRLRPGDELLLVSHSATEQEIHAAFQ from the coding sequence GTGAACGTGCTCATCGCCGGCGCGGGACGGCTCGGCACCCAGATCGCCCAGGTGCTCTCCGCGGCCCGCAACGAGGTCACGCTGATCGACATCGACGACGAGCGCGTGGCCGAACTGGAGGGCCGCCTTGCGGTGCGGCTGATCGCCGGGGACGCCTGCGAACCGGCCCTTCTCGAAGGCGCCGGTGCTCTGACAGCCGACCTCGTCGTCGCCACCACCGGGGACGACGAGGACAACCTCGTCATCAGCCTGCTCGCCAAACGGCAGTTCTCCGTTCCCCGCGTGGCGGCCCGGGTCAACGACGCGGACAACGCCTGGCTGTTCGACGGGCGCTGGGGCGTGGACGTCGCCGTCCCCGCCGCCACCCCGCTGATCTCCCTCATCGAGGAGGCCACCGGGGCCACCGACACGGTCGCCCTGCTGCGGCTCAGCAAGGCCGGTGTCGACGTCATCGAAACGGCCATCACACCGCAGTCCAGGGCGATGGGCCGGTCTCTGGGCGACATCCGACTGCCCGAAGGGACGGTCGTCGCCACGATCGTCCGCGACGGGCAGCCGACCGTGCCGGATCCGGCGATCCGGCTCCGGCCCGGTGACGAACTCCTCCTCGTCTCACACTCCGCGACCGAGCAGGAGATCCACGCGGCGTTCCAGTAA
- the fdhF gene encoding formate dehydrogenase subunit alpha: protein MNGTEPLRVEIGGIDVEVPEGASLLAAVRAAGAELPALCSDDRLSPAGSCRTCLVRADGRIVAACVTPAAPGVRVETDTDDLRQLRRDTVELITSALPSRALTEDNPSELAQVCRSLGLGPETAQGTGGRGEDVSHPYVHLDRDLCIACGRCVRMCAEVQGTFALTLTGRGADTVVAPGTGGPWAESDCVACGGCVDTCPTGAISEPGPGRGLTSAHRPAATRTTCGYCGVGCSLDVVTSDGEVRAVLPARDGPVNQGHACVKGRFAHGYLTSPERLTRPLLRRDGRLEPVGWDEALGRVARGMRAAVAAGGADAVAAISSARATNEENYLVQKFLRVVIGTNNVDNCSRLCHSPSAAGLTASFGLSGGTDSFDDVERADCLLVVGANPVEAHPVVGARLMRRVLRGAKLVVADPRAVGLALHADVHLRPRPGTNVALFHGLAHVLLAEGLADEGFLRERVTGLPELTELLEDYPPDRVAAITEVPAADLIAAARLYGRALRPAIVYGLGVTEHLHGTDGVRSLANLAILRGAVGTDRGYGVNPLRGQNNVQGASDMGALPDLLPGYGKVTDPAARARVEAAWGVRVPERPGLRIPDMFAAARAGALRALWVIGEDVCATDPDANQVARALEACPLVVCNEVFLSETARRADVVLPVASWLEKDGTFVNFDRRFQRVRPAVSPPGEARSDFDVVRALADVMGVDLGCPTPADALAECARVTPVFAGLSHDRLDREGDVPWPCPDPDHPGEAKLYKERFATPDGRAHLTAAPYLPPGEQPDDDYPLVLVTGRRWAHYNSGSMTRRGGNLALDPIDFLDLHPDDALRYGVRDGAQLTVESRHGEARLVARVSEQTAPGQVFCSFHFPASGVNRLTSDHADTVTSCPEYKVTAVRVGAP, encoded by the coding sequence GTGAACGGAACCGAGCCGCTCCGGGTCGAGATCGGCGGCATCGACGTCGAGGTGCCCGAGGGAGCCTCCCTGCTCGCGGCGGTGCGAGCGGCCGGAGCCGAGCTGCCCGCACTCTGCTCCGACGACCGACTCAGCCCGGCCGGTTCCTGCCGTACGTGTCTGGTGCGGGCCGACGGGCGGATCGTGGCGGCCTGCGTGACCCCGGCCGCACCGGGCGTGCGCGTCGAAACGGACACCGACGATCTCCGGCAGCTGCGCCGGGACACGGTGGAGCTCATCACCTCCGCCCTGCCGTCCCGCGCGCTCACCGAGGACAACCCCAGCGAACTGGCGCAGGTCTGCCGGTCGTTGGGCCTGGGCCCCGAGACAGCCCAGGGCACCGGGGGCCGGGGTGAGGACGTCTCCCACCCGTACGTCCACCTGGACCGGGACCTGTGCATCGCCTGCGGGCGGTGCGTGCGCATGTGCGCCGAGGTCCAGGGCACCTTCGCCCTCACCCTGACCGGACGGGGCGCCGACACGGTGGTCGCTCCCGGAACCGGCGGACCCTGGGCCGAGTCGGACTGCGTGGCCTGCGGCGGCTGCGTCGACACCTGTCCCACCGGTGCGATCTCCGAGCCCGGCCCGGGGCGCGGACTCACCTCCGCCCACCGGCCCGCCGCGACCCGTACGACGTGCGGATACTGCGGCGTCGGCTGCTCCCTGGACGTCGTCACCTCGGACGGTGAGGTCAGGGCCGTCCTGCCGGCCCGGGACGGCCCGGTCAACCAGGGCCACGCCTGCGTCAAGGGCCGCTTCGCCCACGGGTACCTCACTTCCCCCGAACGGCTCACCCGGCCGCTGCTCCGCCGCGACGGCCGCTTGGAGCCGGTCGGCTGGGACGAGGCGCTCGGCCGTGTCGCCCGAGGGATGCGTGCGGCCGTCGCGGCCGGTGGCGCGGACGCGGTGGCGGCGATCTCCTCGGCCCGCGCCACGAACGAGGAGAACTACCTCGTACAGAAGTTCCTGCGGGTCGTCATCGGCACCAACAACGTCGACAACTGCTCCCGCCTGTGCCACTCCCCGTCCGCCGCCGGCCTGACCGCCTCCTTCGGCCTGTCCGGCGGCACCGACTCCTTCGACGACGTGGAGCGGGCCGACTGCCTGCTGGTGGTCGGGGCCAACCCTGTCGAGGCCCATCCGGTGGTCGGCGCGCGCCTCATGCGGCGCGTGTTGCGCGGAGCCAAGCTGGTCGTCGCCGACCCCCGCGCCGTGGGCCTCGCCCTGCACGCCGACGTACACCTACGGCCCCGGCCCGGCACCAACGTCGCGCTCTTCCACGGGCTCGCCCACGTCCTGCTCGCCGAAGGACTGGCCGACGAGGGGTTCCTACGCGAGCGGGTCACCGGCCTGCCGGAGCTGACCGAGCTGCTGGAGGACTATCCTCCCGACCGGGTCGCGGCCATCACCGAAGTGCCCGCCGCGGACCTGATCGCCGCCGCGCGCTTGTACGGCCGCGCCCTGCGGCCCGCGATCGTCTACGGCCTGGGTGTCACCGAACACCTGCACGGCACTGACGGGGTGCGGTCCCTGGCGAACCTGGCGATCCTGCGCGGCGCCGTGGGCACCGACCGCGGGTACGGCGTCAACCCGCTGCGCGGCCAGAACAACGTCCAGGGCGCCTCCGACATGGGCGCGCTGCCCGACCTCCTGCCCGGCTACGGGAAGGTCACCGACCCCGCCGCACGAGCCCGGGTCGAGGCGGCATGGGGCGTACGGGTTCCGGAGCGCCCCGGACTGAGGATCCCCGACATGTTCGCCGCCGCACGGGCGGGGGCTCTGCGGGCGTTGTGGGTCATCGGCGAGGACGTCTGCGCCACCGATCCCGACGCGAACCAGGTGGCCCGTGCCCTGGAAGCGTGCCCGCTCGTGGTGTGCAACGAGGTGTTCCTGTCCGAGACCGCCCGCCGTGCCGACGTCGTGCTTCCGGTCGCGTCCTGGCTGGAGAAGGACGGCACCTTCGTCAACTTCGACCGCCGCTTCCAGCGGGTACGCCCCGCCGTGTCCCCGCCGGGCGAGGCACGCAGCGACTTCGACGTCGTGCGCGCCCTCGCCGACGTGATGGGCGTCGACCTGGGCTGCCCCACTCCGGCCGACGCGCTGGCCGAGTGCGCACGGGTCACGCCCGTCTTCGCCGGTCTCTCCCACGACCGGCTGGACCGGGAGGGCGACGTGCCGTGGCCCTGCCCGGATCCAGACCATCCGGGGGAGGCCAAGCTCTACAAGGAACGGTTCGCCACTCCGGACGGTCGGGCCCACCTCACCGCGGCCCCCTACCTCCCACCCGGTGAGCAACCCGACGACGACTACCCACTGGTCCTGGTCACCGGGCGGCGCTGGGCCCACTACAACTCCGGCAGCATGACCCGCCGTGGAGGCAACCTCGCACTCGACCCGATCGACTTCCTCGACCTCCACCCCGACGACGCCCTCCGATACGGCGTCCGGGACGGCGCGCAGCTCACTGTGGAGAGCCGGCACGGCGAGGCCCGGCTCGTGGCCCGGGTCAGTGAACAGACCGCCCCCGGCCAGGTCTTCTGCTCCTTCCACTTCCCCGCGAGCGGGGTGAACCGCCTCACCTCCGACCACGCGGACACCGTCACGTCCTGCCCCGAGTACAAGGTCACGGCCGTGCGCGTGGGCGCGCCGTGA
- a CDS encoding dihydrolipoamide acetyltransferase family protein: MAEFTMPSLGADMDEGTLLEWLVEPGDLVHKGDPVAVVETAKSTIEVECFETGTMTELLVEPGITVPVGTPLARIGPMTEQPGEPKEPEEPEEPEEPEEPEEPEEPEEPEEPPRPGKPEKAGKAGSPAEAEQAEARRPVRHTTQRGRPAEPSPQPERRPAEPSPQPEPGPVSVSTPSAPSAAREHIEAGPLARHLAEDSGVDLETLHGSGPGGRVTRTDVEAAVAARAAPRAPRVRASPLARQLAAELGVDLATVTGTGRKSSVRAADVRRAAPGPSAPPAPAPATPVRPSAVRPSVARPSEDRAAAMRQAIAGLMTRANRDIPHYYLSTTMDMAAAMEWMHEHNRRSPVGERLLPAALLLKAAALAAREVPELNGFWTDDHFTAGEGVHLGVAVSLRDGGLVAPALHHADTLALPQLMTALKDLVTRARAGRLRGSEVSDATITVTNLGDQGVETVFGVIYPPQVALVGFGRVVDRPCAVDGLLGVRPMVTASLSADHRATDGAVGARYLTVVTRLLQNPEQL; this comes from the coding sequence ATGGCCGAGTTCACCATGCCGTCCCTCGGTGCGGACATGGACGAGGGCACGCTCCTGGAATGGCTGGTGGAGCCGGGGGACCTCGTACACAAGGGCGATCCGGTAGCGGTCGTGGAAACCGCGAAGTCGACGATCGAGGTGGAGTGCTTCGAAACCGGGACCATGACGGAGCTGCTCGTCGAGCCCGGCATCACGGTGCCGGTGGGCACGCCGCTCGCGCGGATCGGCCCCATGACGGAGCAGCCCGGCGAACCGAAGGAGCCGGAGGAACCGGAGGAGCCCGAGGAACCGGAGGAACCGGAGGAGCCCGAGGAACCGGAGGAGCCCGAGGAACCGCCGAGGCCCGGGAAACCGGAGAAGGCAGGGAAAGCCGGGAGCCCCGCGGAGGCCGAGCAGGCAGAGGCGCGGCGACCGGTCCGGCACACAACGCAGAGGGGCCGGCCCGCCGAGCCCTCCCCGCAGCCCGAACGCCGGCCCGCCGAGCCCTCCCCGCAGCCCGAACCCGGACCGGTGTCCGTGTCGACACCCTCCGCGCCGTCCGCCGCCCGCGAACACATCGAGGCAGGACCCTTGGCCCGGCATCTCGCCGAGGACAGCGGGGTCGATCTGGAGACGCTGCACGGCTCCGGCCCCGGAGGGCGTGTCACCCGAACCGACGTCGAGGCAGCGGTGGCCGCCCGAGCCGCTCCCCGGGCGCCGCGCGTGCGGGCCAGTCCCCTCGCCCGGCAGCTCGCCGCCGAGCTGGGCGTCGATCTGGCCACGGTGACCGGGACGGGCAGGAAGTCGTCCGTCCGTGCCGCGGACGTACGCCGGGCGGCCCCCGGACCGTCGGCCCCACCCGCTCCTGCGCCCGCCACCCCGGTACGTCCTTCCGCCGTACGACCTTCTGTCGCACGTCCGTCCGAAGACCGGGCGGCGGCCATGCGCCAGGCGATCGCCGGCCTGATGACCCGCGCCAACCGGGACATCCCCCACTATTACCTCTCCACGACCATGGACATGGCCGCCGCGATGGAATGGATGCACGAGCACAACCGGCGCAGCCCGGTCGGTGAACGGCTGCTCCCGGCCGCCCTGCTGCTCAAGGCGGCGGCCCTGGCTGCCCGGGAGGTCCCCGAGCTCAACGGCTTCTGGACCGATGACCACTTCACGGCCGGCGAGGGTGTCCACCTCGGCGTGGCCGTGTCCCTGCGCGACGGAGGGCTCGTCGCCCCCGCGCTGCACCACGCCGACACCCTGGCCCTTCCGCAGCTGATGACCGCTCTGAAGGACCTGGTCACCAGGGCGCGCGCGGGCAGGCTGCGCGGTTCCGAGGTGTCCGACGCCACGATCACGGTCACCAACCTCGGCGATCAGGGTGTGGAAACCGTCTTCGGCGTGATCTACCCGCCGCAAGTGGCCCTGGTCGGCTTCGGGCGGGTGGTCGACCGCCCGTGCGCCGTCGACGGCCTGCTGGGCGTGCGGCCCATGGTCACGGCGAGCCTCTCGGCCGACCATCGAGCGACGGACGGTGCCGTCGGTGCCCGCTATCTCACCGTGGTCACTCGCCTCCTGCAGAACCCGGAGCAGCTGTGA
- a CDS encoding alpha-ketoacid dehydrogenase subunit beta, with the protein MGDDENREPKTTYREAMREALREALRADERVFLMGEDVGRYGGCFGVSLGLLEEFGPERVRDTPLSESAFVGAGIGAALAGMRPIVEIMTVNFSLLALDQILNNAATLLHMSGGQLPVPLVIRMTTGAGRQLAAQHSHSLEGWYAHIPGIRVLAPATLEDARHMLAPALADRDPVLIFEHGSLYNVSGELLPPTASVDLDHAAIRRPGTDISLITYGGSLSKALGAADELAAEGISAEVIDLRTLRPLDDAAVTASVARTHRAVVIDEAWRTGSLAAEVSARIAEGSFYELDAPVERVCSAEVPMPYARRLEEAALPQTADIVAAAHRAVD; encoded by the coding sequence ATGGGCGACGACGAGAACCGAGAGCCGAAGACAACCTATCGCGAGGCGATGCGCGAGGCGCTCCGAGAGGCCCTGCGCGCCGACGAACGCGTCTTCCTCATGGGCGAGGACGTGGGCCGGTACGGCGGATGCTTCGGCGTCAGCCTCGGTCTGCTGGAGGAGTTCGGCCCGGAGCGCGTCCGCGACACCCCGCTGTCGGAGTCCGCGTTCGTCGGGGCCGGCATCGGCGCCGCCCTGGCCGGAATGCGGCCCATCGTCGAGATCATGACCGTCAACTTCAGCCTGCTCGCCCTCGACCAGATCCTCAACAACGCCGCCACCCTGCTGCACATGTCCGGCGGCCAGTTGCCCGTACCGCTGGTCATCCGCATGACCACGGGCGCAGGACGGCAACTCGCCGCGCAGCACTCCCACAGCCTCGAAGGCTGGTACGCCCACATCCCCGGCATCCGTGTCCTCGCCCCCGCCACCCTTGAGGACGCACGCCACATGCTCGCCCCCGCGCTCGCCGACCGCGACCCCGTACTGATCTTCGAGCACGGAAGCCTCTACAACGTCTCCGGCGAACTCCTTCCGCCGACAGCCTCCGTGGACCTGGACCACGCCGCGATCCGCAGGCCCGGCACCGACATCTCCCTGATCACATACGGCGGTTCGCTGTCCAAGGCCCTCGGGGCGGCGGACGAGCTGGCCGCCGAGGGCATCAGTGCCGAGGTGATCGACCTGCGCACGCTGCGTCCCCTCGACGACGCGGCCGTCACGGCGTCCGTGGCTCGGACCCACCGGGCGGTGGTCATCGACGAGGCGTGGCGGACGGGCAGCCTCGCCGCCGAGGTGTCCGCCCGCATCGCGGAAGGGTCGTTCTACGAACTGGACGCGCCCGTCGAGCGGGTGTGCAGCGCGGAGGTGCCCATGCCGTACGCCCGGCGGCTGGAGGAGGCCGCCCTGCCGCAGACCGCCGACATCGTCGCGGCCGCCCACCGGGCGGTGGACTGA